The DNA segment TTTCCAGCTCATCACTTCTTCCGTGTCTACTTTGGTTACAGACAGCCGGTCTTTTAAAACCGCCTGCTCTCCGGGTTTGAGCAACACCCCATCTTTTGCGTTTGCCGGTGTAATAACTTTCACACGACCTTCCAGCAAAGTAGTCCTGACGGCGGGTTCATCGGCATAAGCGTTGATGTTAAAATGTGTACCCAGCACTTCAACTTCCTGTTTAGACGTCATGACAATGAAAGGAACACGCTCCTGTTTTCCTTTTTCTTCTTTTAGCTGTTTGGCGACTTCAAAATAAGCCTCTCCTTTTAGTTCTACTTTTCGCTCATTGAGGTGGTCAAAGGTCAGGGGAAATCTCAAGGAAGATCCTGCGTTTAACCAGACCTGGGTGCCATCCGGCAATACAACCTGATATTGGCCACCATGTGGTGTCGTAATGGTATTATAGGAATTGGGTTTATTTACATTGGAAAGGTGATAGACCAACTGGCCATCTTTGGACTTGGAAATGTCTACCCCCGACTGGCTCGCAAGGGATCCGTTCTTCGCATCCGACAATGAAATCTCCGTTCCATTGTCAAGGGTCAGGATTGCCCTGTTTCCACCAGGAACTATTGTTTTGGCAATGGCCATCTGTTCTGCAGCGTTATTTTTGGGTGCCCTGGACACATAAAAAAAGATTCCAGCAGAGAGACTAAGCAACAGCACCGCAGCAGCAGCAATCTTTGGCCATAAAGAAATGCGGCGGGGACGTTCTTCCGGAAGCTGTAACCTTTCCCAGACCTCGTCCAGGTCATGACTGCGTTCGTCCATGCTTAAATCCGAATTTAAACTGGCCGTTCTGCTCAGATGCCAGCTTTCCATTAAAGCCTGCTCCTCTTCAGTACAATTACCGGATAGGTACCTGTCTAATAGTTCTTTTGCATCTGGTTTTTCCATAGTCAGAAAGGGTCATGTTTGCCCTTATAAAAACAACAGACAGGTAAGTCAGCCGGAGGGGGTAAATAAAAATGAAAAAAGATTTAGGGAGGGCTCACTTAGACCTAACAGAGGATTCACTTAGACTCAATAATGAGAAATTAAAAACAGGAATACCATCAAGCCCAGCTTAATTCTCAGTATTTTCAAGGCATGCTGCACGTGTTTCCTTACCGTTTGCTCAGAAAGATCCAGCTGTTCTGCAATTTCCTTATGACTCAACTGGGATTTTCTGCTGAGCTCAAAAACTTCCTTCATCTTAGGAGGTAAAGCAGAGATTTCCTTTTCTATCAAAACCGTCATTTGTTTTTCCCTGACCAAATGGTCCGTCACACATATCCCTTCATCGATAAAAGCTTGCAGAGAACTCAGGTATTGGGAAGCGATCTTCCGATGGGAAATCGCATTGAAGACGCGGTTTCGAACTGCAGTATACAGGTAAGCAGAGAGATTTTCAGGGAAAGACAAACTTTCACGTTTGGTCCACAAGCTGGCAAAAAGCTCATGAACAATGTCCTTCGCCTCCTCACGATCCTGCATCCACTTATACGCATGGATGTGCAACAGCCATATATACCTGTTGTAAATTTCTGTGTAGGCTTTTCTATCCCCCGACTTTAATAATCCGGCCAGTTCGTTGTCCGATATCGCCTGATAATTAAGCATTTTGTAATCTCCCCAGGGCGAATATAGTAATTATGGGCTTATTCAAAAAAAGAACTCCCATACCGGATGACCAATATGGGAGTTCTTTGCCATGCTGTTATGACTTATTTCATCAGCTCTTCCAGCTTTTTATGCAGTTCCTCTCCTCTAAGGTTGGCCGCAACAATTTTCCCCGCAGGGTCAATCAGGTAATTCTGTGGAATTCCTTTTACACCATATAGCTTTGACGCCGCATTGTTCCAGCCCTGAAGATCACTCAGTTGAGTCCAGGTCAGGCCATCTGTTTTAATCGCATTTAACCAGTTGTCTTTCTTACCCGGCTGATCCAGGGAAACACCAAGAACCGTAAAGTTCTTCTCTTTATACTTGTTATAGGCAGCCACTACATTTGGATTTTCCGCGCGACAAGGTCCGCACCAGGAAGCCCAGAAATCCAGCAACACATACTTTCCACGAAACTCAGAAAGCTTAACCGGCTTATCATTCACATCATTCTGCGTGAAATCAGGCGCAACAGCACCAATTGCGGTAGACTTGGCAATCTCTATCTGTTTAGCAAAATCTAACCCGGCCTTACTTTCTCTCAGACGTTTGCTCAGCGCCAAAAATTTAGGCTCTACTTTAGCCACCTCCATATCGTACTCCGAAGATTCCTTTAAAGCCACCAGACTAAAATAAGAATCAGGATGCTGCGCGATAAAGCCTTCCTGAATTTTCAACTTTTCATCCGCCGCTGGCTTATGTCTGCTTTGTAAGCTCTTTACAAATTCTTCTTTTTGCTTTTGTTCATTACTCGCCGCCGCCCATTCCGCATTCAGTCCGTTAATGACCTTTTCAGGAGCTGCAACTGCTTTCAGATATACCACATGCTCCGCATTGATCGGAGATCCCGTGATCAGCGCATTTTTTACAGAATCTTTGGCTTTTAAAGCAATCTCCCCTTTATCCAGGTAAAAGGAAAGGATATCCGGATTTTTTGAAGCCGCATTTGTTCCCTGATGATTAAGCGTAATTTTAGCAGAGGTCGGTCCGGCGACTTGTCCTTTGAAGTTAAAAGTTCCGTTTTTAAGGATAGCGGAATCTTTAACCATTGCCCCATCCTGACGATAGCTCAGGTAAGCTTTTGAGCCAGCAGCGGCCTTTGCTACTGCTCCTTTTAAATTAAATGCTGCATTTTGCGCATTGGCCAATACAGGAACGGCACATATTAGTGTTAAAACTAACTTTTTCATTTTCATCATTATATATTTGTTTTTTTAGCGGTTATGAAGCTATCATGATCTTGATATACATCTCTTTATGTGATCTGTAAGATCATGATGGTTTTGTTGATTGATTTGGTTGAATTATTAATTGTTAAATTTCTTATTTGTAAGCGTCAAACTTCTCTCTGTAGGTATTCCCCATCGCCTGAATGTCCCAGCCCTCCGACTGAAGATAGGCGACAAAGGCTGCATACTTTTTAGCCCTGGCCGGACTATCATCGAGGTATTTTCTTTTGATGTTTTCTTTTGATTCCAATGCCAGTAACTTCATCCAGGAAGAGAAATCGTTCTCAAAAGAACTGGAGCCTGAAGCTTCAATAAATCCTCCCGTCATGGCAAGCAACTCATACGCGGCATCTCTTTTTTCAGCGTCTTTATCTTTATCATACTCTTTTCTGATCTTATCCACAGCAGCACCACTATCATAGGCCTTTCCTGCATCTGCAAATGCTTTTACCGGTTCAGGAATACGAAGCGTAATCATAGAAGAGAGCTGTGACCATATGGCGTTGCTCAGCACGGAATCCTGATAATAGTGTCGCTCGGGATTCCCTACAGGCAAAGCATTGGTCATTTGATTTGGCCAACAGATCACAAGCCTGCTCCTGCCTATCTTTTTGATATTCTCGGCAGAATATCCCCTTCCATAACTCTTCACAAAGAATAATTCCAGTGGAAAAAATGCTTTTGCATATTTCGGAGCGACACCAGACATCAATGCCTTCGTGTAAAGGATCGCACTCTGCCGTTCCTGATCGGCGATTTTCTCTACGCCAAAACGATTGAAAGGATCGTTATCAAGAATCGCATTCGTCACTTCTTTCCAATCTTTAAAGTCCATCCGCATCCAGATATTATAACTCTGATATAATTCCTTCACCGCAGGATCTGCATCCGCCGGAGGCGAAAAGGTATGCTCAAATTTTAAATCTTCCGTAGGACGGATCGCTTCTTCCTTTTTGCAGGACCACAACAGAACTGCCAGACTAAAGGCTATAAAGTATCTATTTTTTAAGTTCATATTTTTTAAATTTAGGCTAAGCTTATCTCTTGTTTAATGGCATTTCCGGGCTATTGATTTGTTCGGACAAAGGGATCTGAAGGACATAGCGTGGATCTTTCTCTTTTAAAGTATATACCTGTCCGTTTTTATAGGTATGCGTTATGGAAGGCTTACCCAATCTCCTCAGGTCAAACCAACGCAACCCTCCTTCAAATGCCATTTCAATCCGACGTTCTTCATAAATGCGCTTCAGAAGCTGATTCTGATCCGAGAAGTCGGCCAATTTCAATGGTACAAATTCCTCTTTCTTAATCCTGTTGACCAGCAGGTTATTCAAATCTGTAATCGCCGGTTCCAAACGGCCCAATTTTGCATACGCTTCAGCACGCATTACATAGGCCTCACTCACCTTAAGTCCAATATGATAACTGCCATTTTCCTGCTTGGCAAACATGTTATAAATGGTAGGGCCGGTCTGAATGCCATCCGCAGTAGTCAGGTCAGCAAAAGAATCGAAAATGTACCTTCTGTAATCCTTAACACCGTTCCGGCGACATAGATCCAGTAGTTCAACCGATGGCTTGCACGCGGCCATCCCATGGTAAAAGATATTGTTATTTGCTTTTCCGGCCATAAAGAACAAAACCTCGTTCTTGTAATCAGAATCAATCATTCCGTAATTGCTCATAAAGGCTTCACTTTCCCTATCCTTCCCATCAATATGTGCCTGAGTCTCATTCATATTAAACAAACTCCTGGTATTCATCACAATAGTTGATGCTGCGATGGCACCTTCGTAATCTCCCATGAAAAGATTTACCCTCGCCTTAAACAACTGAAGAGAATTGTAATTGAACCGGAATTTACTTTTCAGTGGTTTTCCCATCAGCAGTGCCGAAGCCTGATCGATATCCATCTGTATCTGGTTCCATACTTTCTCAATGGATACCCTGACATTGTTCTGTGTATTTTGATGAATGTCTACAGCTGTTAACGGCATAGGTACCCCAGGCTCCGACAGTGTTTCCGGCGCATAAACATCCGCATATAAATTCAGAAGATAGAAATAACTGAATGCCCTCAATGCATATGCTTCTCCTTTTACTGTTTCAAAAAGCACCTTTTCCGAAGCAGAAGGACTGCGTTTGGAAAATTCATCCAACACCGTATTTGCATAGTACACGGATTTGTACAACTGTCCCCAATAGGGATCATCAGCCACTCCTTCCAGCTGATGAGTTGATGCCCAGACAAACCAGGGTTCATTAGCACGGTCCAGCGTAGAACTTGTTTGCAGGTTGACAAAAGCATTATCCGTCATGAGTTCTGTTTTAAAATAGAAATCCTGTTTCGGATATCCTCCAAGTAATACAGATTCATAGTCGGCAATCGTTACCGGCATCATGCTGTTGACCGGCTTGATGTCGAGCATTTTCTGGCAGCTGGAAGACAACAGGATCAGCATACCTATAAAATTCAAATAAAATATCTTTTTCATAATTTCAAGCTTTAAAACTGTACAGATAAAGAAACAGAGTAAGAACGGGGCAATGGCAGGAAGGTATTTCCAAAGGAAACATTTGCGGTTCGGGTATCATTATAGTTCATCAACGAGCCGGTAGATTCAGGGTCCTGCCCTTTTAGCGCCTTATTTTTCCATACATGAAGGTTATTTCCCTGAAGCATCAAACGGATGTTCTGAATCCCCTTCGCCCGGAGTGCGGGTGTAAAAAGGTCATAACTCAGCGAGAGGTTTTGTAAACGGACGAAATCACCTTTAACAGTCCTCAAGTCACTATTGTCATACATATTTCCATTATAAGGGCTTGTTCCGGTTACGGCAAGGTCCCATGGATCCGACTCGAGCTTTGGAACATTGGTATGCAATTCATCCCCCGGTTGTCTCCACCTTTGCGCCCATTCTTTTGACATGTTCTGCGTCGCATCAGGAAAGCCCAATGCATATCCCTGAGAAAGGTTACGCAAACGGATAACATTCCCGAAATTCCCAATCAATAAGGCAGAAAGGGTAAATTTCTTATAGGAAAAAGTATTGGTTAAACCTCCCTGGATCATCGGCATGGTGGTCCCGGAATAGGTCAGCCCATCAACCTTGTTCATTCCATATAAAACCTTTTCTCCTTCTTTAGTGGTATAGAATGATGCCCTTCCATCGGCATTAAGGCCAGCATAACGATAAGACCAAAGCCCGTTTATGGGTTTCCCCACCACTGCTGAAGCCGCAAAATTGGTTCGTTGTGCACTGGTCAGGCTGCCTACTGTAGGTACAGAATATACTTCCAGTACTTTGTTTTCATTGTAGCCCAGGTTCACATTGGTAGACCATCGGAAATCTTTTCCATCGATATTAATGGAATTTAAAGACAGCTCAAAGCCCTTATTCCTCATCGACGCCCAATTCACCTGGATAGAGTTGAATCCGGAAACCTGTGATACCTGCTTGGTTCCTAAAAGATCAGTCCCCCTTTTGTGGTAATATTCGATGGTACCACTCAATCTGCGCTTCCATAAACCAAACTCCAGGGCCAGGTTCGTGGTGTAGTTCATCTCCCATTTCAGGTTTGGATTTTTAGGCGCAGAAATCACGAGGTAGCCTTCTTTATTGATCACATCCGTAGTCCCTATCCTCGCTACCAAATCAGAATAAGCCTGTGAGGCCACATTCCCCTGACTACCATAAGAGCCTTTTAAGGTCAGATAGGTGAGCCAATCCTGATCCTTTAGGAAATTCTCTTCTTTCATCTGGTAGTTTAATCCCAATGCCCACAATGGCTGAAAAAGCTTATTTGTCTTTATCCCAAAACGGTTTGATCCGTCCGTACGGGCATTCAAGCTCATCGTATACCGGTTTTTATAGGTATAGCCTGCTACCCCAAAATAGGATACCGCAGCGGTCTCGTTCAGGTTCTCGGTCCAATATGGAATTCCCATGGTCTCCATGAGCTCAAATTGAGGAACCTGCTGATGACCCCGGTTGTGTACATATCCATAGATATCTGTACTTACCTCTTTATATTTAGAAGTTCTGATCTCCTGACCAGCCATCACATCAAAGCGATGGTCTTGCCCTATGACAGGCATAAAGGAAAGCTGATTTCTAAAAGTCAGGGAGTTGTTGTTATTTGACCTGTCCTGCCTGAAACCTCCGTCAAACCATATTGGAACGCCAATATAATCGACGGTTTTAAACATGTCTCTTTTTCGCGCACGGACAAAATAGCTATCCTCGGTAGCAACATCCTCATCTACGGTGTTTTGCTTTGAAAAAGAGAATAAACTGGTAAAAATCAGATCCGGGATTAATCTCCATTCGAGATCTACCGTCCCCCGCATCCCAAAGTTTTTGGAAGTTCTCCAGCCTTGCTCCCTGTTTTCCAGAAAGTTGTATTTAAGACTGTTGTAGTACAAATGGTTATATCCTCCATTTTCATCAAATACATTTTGTGCCGGAGTGCTATATATTGCCCATTCGTAAGGGTTTTCACGGGAATCGGTGGCAAAGAAACTATTGTTTTCTCTTGCATTAATGTCCAGCATTCCCCCGATCCGGATGTTGTCCCTTAGTTTCGTATAGACTTTAACCGATCCGGTATAAGTTTTCTGTCCGACTTTTTTTGCGGTAGCCTGATCATCCATCATGCTGCCCGACAAATAAAAAGTGGTTTGTTCTGTTCCCCCGGAAAAGTTCAGACTGTGTTTATGGGTAAAAGCATTCCTGAATAAATGTTTAAACCAATCTGTATTTACGGTTTCCAGCTGTTTTACTTTATCATCAAATTGCGCCCAGGTCAGCTTCCTATCATGTACATCTATAAAATAGCGTTCAAAATCAGATACCGTTCCATACTCGCCTGGTTTGGTCGTACTCGTGTTCAGGATCCCCCTGGAAATCATTTCCAGGTTTACATTTGTCCGTTCTTTTGAGTTCATCATATAGGCATCAGACATCTGAGGGCGCATGTTCACAGAAAGATGACTGGAATAACTAATCCTGGTCTTCCCGGAAACTCCTTTTTTAGAGGTGATGACAATTACGCCGTTTGCAGCTTTTGTTCCGTAAATGGCGGTTGCTGCGGCATCTTTTAACACATTGATCGACTCGATATCGTCCACATTGATCCCCCCGATTCCTGAAGCAATCAGGTTTCTGTTGTTCATAATGTCATCTACAGATACATTCAATGGATCGTCCAGGATAATTCCATCGACCACCCAAAGTGGCTGAACATTCCCACTGATGGTAGAAGTCCCCCGAATTCTGATCTGAGGGATGGCTCCCGGTGCTCCGGAAGTGCTGACAATCGTTAATCCGGGAACCTGCCCCTGTAACAGTTTATCGATATTAGGCTGATTGATGGTTTTCAATACATTCATATCCACGGTCGTAATGGAAGAGGTCAATCTGCGTCTTTCGATTTTCTGATACCCGCTCACCACAACTTCGGAAAGGTCCGACATATCGGCTTTAAGCTTAATCAGAAGCTGATTTCTGCCTTTCAAAGGTTCTTCTTTGCTGATGTAACCGACACATGAAAACAGCAGCACAGCATCTCCGTTTGGAACACTGATGGCAAAAGCGCCGGACTGATCTGTGGCTACCCCTAGCTTACTGTTTTTGAGGCGAACACTGATTCCGGGTAAAGGAAGGCCATTCTCATCGGTCACCTTTCCCTTTACTTCGATATACAATGGCTTTTGAACCTGTGGTTTCCGCTGCACGACGACCGTATTTTGCTGGATGACATAAGTGATGGGCTGATCCTCAAAACAGACCTCCAATGCCTCTTTTAAGGATACATTCCTGAGTTTAACATTTACTTTTTTTACGCCTTCCAGCGTTTGAGCGGTATACACAAAGTTGTAGCCACTTTGGATCCGCAGTTCTTTAAAAATTTTATCCAGAGAAGCGTTTTGCTCAGAGATGGTAATGTTCTGGGCAACACTTTTTGCGGCGATCTGGAAGAAAATGGTCGTCATTAGAAGGATGGTTAACTTCATGATTCGCAGTATTTTATTTTGGGCATAAGCAGGCCGCTTAGACCTCAGGAGATCGTAAATATTCATTACATTTGGGTGGTTTGGTTTGTTGATTGATTGTTTTCTGCAAAATATCGGGTAAGCCAGGCCAGTGTCAGACCACGATGGCAGTCGGGTCTGGCATGTTTATTCGAACCATGAAGCTTACCGTAGGTGTAAGTAGATTTATGGCATAACTGTAATTTTCCTCCCTTCGATTTTAAAGTGTACCGTTTTTGTTAATTCTAAAATATTCAATACTTCAGATACCTCTTTAAATCGTGATACCGTCCCTATAAAAGTATTATCTGTTGTTTTTCCCTGATAAACGATCTCTACATTATACCACCTGGAAATCTTCCTCATGATGCTGCGGAGATCCTCGTTTGCAAACATGAAATAGCCATTTTTCCAGGCTACTGCTTCTTCTGTATCAGCCGGAATCACATGAAAATGGTCATAGGCAAAGATGGATTGCTGATTCGGTTTTAGGGTTAGCTTGTTGTTCAGCCGGATGCTTCCCTCCAGTAAAGTCGTTACGATGCTTTCTTCATCCTGATAAGCGTTGACGTTAAAATGTGTACCCAATACCTCTATGACTTGTTCCCTGCCTTCCTGGTCCGGGCGGACTTTAGTCATGACCTTAAATGGCTGATGCTTGTTCTTTGCGACTTCAAAATAGGCTTCCCCATTGAGTACAACATGGCGCTCTTTGAGTTTACGGAAAGACTGCGGAAAGGTCAGAGCGGAAGCAGCATTGAGCCAAACCTTCGTTCCATCAGGCAAATTGACCTGATATTGTCCGCCACGTGGGGTAGCTATCGTATTGTATTTTGGCTGCCCGTTCGAAACTTCATTTTCCGATCCGCTGGCAGCGCCGGCATCATAAATCACCTGCCCCTCGGCAGTCTTTCGGATGGTCATCCCCCCCTGCCTGGCAAGGGCACCATTTTCGGCATCGGTCAATGAGATCTCTGATCCGTCGGCAAGGATCAGGATGGCTTTATTCCCTCCGGGAGCGATGTCTGCCCTAACGTGTTCGGGAAAAACCTTTGCCGGTTCCGGAACAACCTGTCTGTAAAAATACAGGCCTACAGAGAGCGTTAACAATACCACCGCAGCAGCAAGCCATCGGAACCGCACAAGAATCGGCTTTCTTGTGATGACCGCAGGCTTATCAATTCCAACAATTTTTGTCAGCATCCCGGACCAAACCAAATCCTCCGTCATTTTCGAGGAAGATTCTTCCTCCTCCAGCAGCATGTCCGAAATTCCTTCCAAAACAGCTTCCGCTTCCATCCCAGTCAATTCCAGCAACTGCCGCCTTTCGGCTGCGCTGAGTGTTTCTTTTTCAAATTTTCCCAATAGCTGTTTTACCTGTTCCTTCATAGCTTCTGATACTAAGAAGCTGGAAAAGCAATTAAGGACTATCGGGAATTAAAAAAAATATTATTATTTCAATAAGGCGAGATAAGCCAATATACTGAGCGTCACACCATGATGACGTAAATGTTCCCGGATGGACTTCAGAGAGACCACCAATGCATTTTTTACGGTATTTGGAGAAAGATGGAGCGAATCTGCAATTTCAGGAATATTTAATCCCTGCCCTCTGCTCATCAGATAAATCTTTTTTCTTTGTGCCGGTAACCGGTCAACGGCATCGGTAATCAATTGATTGATTTCATTGAGCTGAATCGT comes from the Pedobacter sp. FW305-3-2-15-E-R2A2 genome and includes:
- a CDS encoding FecR domain-containing protein → MEKPDAKELLDRYLSGNCTEEEQALMESWHLSRTASLNSDLSMDERSHDLDEVWERLQLPEERPRRISLWPKIAAAAVLLLSLSAGIFFYVSRAPKNNAAEQMAIAKTIVPGGNRAILTLDNGTEISLSDAKNGSLASQSGVDISKSKDGQLVYHLSNVNKPNSYNTITTPHGGQYQVVLPDGTQVWLNAGSSLRFPLTFDHLNERKVELKGEAYFEVAKQLKEEKGKQERVPFIVMTSKQEVEVLGTHFNINAYADEPAVRTTLLEGRVKVITPANAKDGVLLKPGEQAVLKDRLSVTKVDTEEVMSWKNGLFLFNATDLKSVMRQASRWYNVDVVYEGNIPPISFTGEVRRSVNAAAFLEMLRYLNVKFKIEKQTNTRNKIVVSL
- a CDS encoding RNA polymerase sigma-70 factor; this translates as MLNYQAISDNELAGLLKSGDRKAYTEIYNRYIWLLHIHAYKWMQDREEAKDIVHELFASLWTKRESLSFPENLSAYLYTAVRNRVFNAISHRKIASQYLSSLQAFIDEGICVTDHLVREKQMTVLIEKEISALPPKMKEVFELSRKSQLSHKEIAEQLDLSEQTVRKHVQHALKILRIKLGLMVFLFLISHY
- a CDS encoding TlpA disulfide reductase family protein is translated as MKKLVLTLICAVPVLANAQNAAFNLKGAVAKAAAGSKAYLSYRQDGAMVKDSAILKNGTFNFKGQVAGPTSAKITLNHQGTNAASKNPDILSFYLDKGEIALKAKDSVKNALITGSPINAEHVVYLKAVAAPEKVINGLNAEWAAASNEQKQKEEFVKSLQSRHKPAADEKLKIQEGFIAQHPDSYFSLVALKESSEYDMEVAKVEPKFLALSKRLRESKAGLDFAKQIEIAKSTAIGAVAPDFTQNDVNDKPVKLSEFRGKYVLLDFWASWCGPCRAENPNVVAAYNKYKEKNFTVLGVSLDQPGKKDNWLNAIKTDGLTWTQLSDLQGWNNAASKLYGVKGIPQNYLIDPAGKIVAANLRGEELHKKLEELMK
- a CDS encoding RagB/SusD family nutrient uptake outer membrane protein gives rise to the protein MKKIFYLNFIGMLILLSSSCQKMLDIKPVNSMMPVTIADYESVLLGGYPKQDFYFKTELMTDNAFVNLQTSSTLDRANEPWFVWASTHQLEGVADDPYWGQLYKSVYYANTVLDEFSKRSPSASEKVLFETVKGEAYALRAFSYFYLLNLYADVYAPETLSEPGVPMPLTAVDIHQNTQNNVRVSIEKVWNQIQMDIDQASALLMGKPLKSKFRFNYNSLQLFKARVNLFMGDYEGAIAASTIVMNTRSLFNMNETQAHIDGKDRESEAFMSNYGMIDSDYKNEVLFFMAGKANNNIFYHGMAACKPSVELLDLCRRNGVKDYRRYIFDSFADLTTADGIQTGPTIYNMFAKQENGSYHIGLKVSEAYVMRAEAYAKLGRLEPAITDLNNLLVNRIKKEEFVPLKLADFSDQNQLLKRIYEERRIEMAFEGGLRWFDLRRLGKPSITHTYKNGQVYTLKEKDPRYVLQIPLSEQINSPEMPLNKR
- a CDS encoding SusC/RagA family TonB-linked outer membrane protein, whose translation is MKLTILLMTTIFFQIAAKSVAQNITISEQNASLDKIFKELRIQSGYNFVYTAQTLEGVKKVNVKLRNVSLKEALEVCFEDQPITYVIQQNTVVVQRKPQVQKPLYIEVKGKVTDENGLPLPGISVRLKNSKLGVATDQSGAFAISVPNGDAVLLFSCVGYISKEEPLKGRNQLLIKLKADMSDLSEVVVSGYQKIERRRLTSSITTVDMNVLKTINQPNIDKLLQGQVPGLTIVSTSGAPGAIPQIRIRGTSTISGNVQPLWVVDGIILDDPLNVSVDDIMNNRNLIASGIGGINVDDIESINVLKDAAATAIYGTKAANGVIVITSKKGVSGKTRISYSSHLSVNMRPQMSDAYMMNSKERTNVNLEMISRGILNTSTTKPGEYGTVSDFERYFIDVHDRKLTWAQFDDKVKQLETVNTDWFKHLFRNAFTHKHSLNFSGGTEQTTFYLSGSMMDDQATAKKVGQKTYTGSVKVYTKLRDNIRIGGMLDINARENNSFFATDSRENPYEWAIYSTPAQNVFDENGGYNHLYYNSLKYNFLENREQGWRTSKNFGMRGTVDLEWRLIPDLIFTSLFSFSKQNTVDEDVATEDSYFVRARKRDMFKTVDYIGVPIWFDGGFRQDRSNNNNSLTFRNQLSFMPVIGQDHRFDVMAGQEIRTSKYKEVSTDIYGYVHNRGHQQVPQFELMETMGIPYWTENLNETAAVSYFGVAGYTYKNRYTMSLNARTDGSNRFGIKTNKLFQPLWALGLNYQMKEENFLKDQDWLTYLTLKGSYGSQGNVASQAYSDLVARIGTTDVINKEGYLVISAPKNPNLKWEMNYTTNLALEFGLWKRRLSGTIEYYHKRGTDLLGTKQVSQVSGFNSIQVNWASMRNKGFELSLNSINIDGKDFRWSTNVNLGYNENKVLEVYSVPTVGSLTSAQRTNFAASAVVGKPINGLWSYRYAGLNADGRASFYTTKEGEKVLYGMNKVDGLTYSGTTMPMIQGGLTNTFSYKKFTLSALLIGNFGNVIRLRNLSQGYALGFPDATQNMSKEWAQRWRQPGDELHTNVPKLESDPWDLAVTGTSPYNGNMYDNSDLRTVKGDFVRLQNLSLSYDLFTPALRAKGIQNIRLMLQGNNLHVWKNKALKGQDPESTGSLMNYNDTRTANVSFGNTFLPLPRSYSVSLSVQF
- a CDS encoding FecR domain-containing protein, producing the protein MKEQVKQLLGKFEKETLSAAERRQLLELTGMEAEAVLEGISDMLLEEEESSSKMTEDLVWSGMLTKIVGIDKPAVITRKPILVRFRWLAAAVVLLTLSVGLYFYRQVVPEPAKVFPEHVRADIAPGGNKAILILADGSEISLTDAENGALARQGGMTIRKTAEGQVIYDAGAASGSENEVSNGQPKYNTIATPRGGQYQVNLPDGTKVWLNAASALTFPQSFRKLKERHVVLNGEAYFEVAKNKHQPFKVMTKVRPDQEGREQVIEVLGTHFNVNAYQDEESIVTTLLEGSIRLNNKLTLKPNQQSIFAYDHFHVIPADTEEAVAWKNGYFMFANEDLRSIMRKISRWYNVEIVYQGKTTDNTFIGTVSRFKEVSEVLNILELTKTVHFKIEGRKITVMP